The Candidatus Sphingomonas colombiensis genome contains the following window.
AGATGGCGCAATTCATACACGCCCGCGAAATAGGGCGTCGAAACGTCGAAATAACCGCCGGTTACCAGCAGTTTCATCTGGGGATTCTGTTTCATGGCAATGGCGAGATCGGGCAGCACATTGGGCAGCGCGATCAGCGGCCGCGCGGCGCCGGGCGGCTGATGCTTGTAGTCCCAGCTTTCGTAAATGCTGACGCCGGGCTTGAACTCGATCCCGTCGCCATAACGTAACGTGCCGCGCGCATAGCTGTTGAACGCCGCGACATAGGCCGCCTCGATCGCGGTGCTTTGCGGGTCGTAGCTGGAAACCTTGCTCAGCGGATCGAGCGTCGCGCCGGTGAAGCGGGTGTCCAGCGTGCCGGTGGTGAGGGCGTCAGCCGCCAGCAACTCCTTCTGGAACGCGCCATATTCGATGCGGAGATTGCTCTTCAGCAGATAGGCGACCGGCAGCCCGGTATAGCCGGAAAGCCGCGCGGCGATCGCCTGACGTTTTTCCGCCGGCAGGGTGTTGCCCTGCATCAGCGCCAAGGCATAATTACCGGTGGCGAATTGCTCTACCTCGGCGAGAAACGCGGGCAGATCGGCTGGCCGGTTCGCGAGCTTCTGATGATACCAGGCGGTCGCGGCATAGGTCGGCAAGCTGACGATATAGGGCTGGTCGATCCCCGGATTTGCCTGCGGATCGTCCGGGATCAGATCCCAGTTCAGGATGTCCGACAGCAGGATCACGCCGTTGAGGTCCACACTCTCCTTCTGCAGCGCCAGCGTCATTCCCGCCGCGCGCATCGTGCCATAGCTTTCGCCGAAGAGATATTTGGGCGAATTCCAGCGCTGATAGCGCGACAGGAACTGGACGATGAATTTCGAAAATGCATGGATATCCTGATCCACGCCATAGAAGGCCGCTTCCTTCTCATGCCCGGCGATCCGGCTGAAGCCGGTGCCCGGCGCGTCGATGAAGACGAGATCGGAGACGTCGAGCAGGCTCTCGTCATTATTGACCATGGCATAAGGCGCGCCGGGCGCATGCCCGCGATCAGGCGTCTGGACGCGGATCGGGCCGAACGCGCCCATGTGCAGCCAGATGCTCGATGAGCCGGGGCCGCCGTTGAACAGGAAGGTGATCGGGCGGCTTGCCGCTGGAACGCCGTTCCTGAAATAAGCGGTGTAGAACATCGACGCTTCGGCCTTGGGCTTCTTCGCGTCCTTTTCGTCGCCGCCATCAATCGCATTCGTGTCGCTCCATCCTTTCGGATGAACGACCATTGTTCCCGCCACCGCGCGATAGGGAATGCGCGCGCCGGCAATTGTTACCGAGCCGGTGGTGGCGATCTCGCTCGGCTGGAAAATAGCGGACGCCGGGGTGGCGGCGTCCGCCTTCGCGGGCGTTTCGGCTCCGTGCGCGCTGGTCGCTGCGGCAAAGGCCGTCAGGATCGTGAGCAAAGCGGATTTCATCGTGGCCCTTCGTCGAGCGGAATGGATTGGAAGCGAACCAACCTGCCGACGCGAGGCCTTGGTGTAAACCGGGTTTGCCGCGCCGCTAGAAGCGCATCGTGCCGGTGTCGATATAGCGCTGATGCCAGGACAATGCCTCGCCGGGCAGCGAAGGCGCGTGGCGACCGAACGCGGTTTGCGAGGCGCGCGTGAAATAGTCGCGCAGGGCATCGCGATAGACGGGGTGCGCGCAATTCTCGATCACCAGCGCGGCGCGTTTCTTTGGGCTGAGCCCGCGCAGGTCGGCCAGCCCCTGTTCGGTTACCAGCACCGCGACATCCTGCATGATATGATCGACATGCGCGGCCTGCGGCACGATCGCGGAGATGGCACCGCCCTTCGCGGTCGACGGGGTCATGAAGATCGAGACATAAGCGTTGCGCGCGAAATCGCCCGAACCGCCGATCCCGTTCTGGATGCGCGATCCCATGACGCATGTGGAATTCACATTGCCGTAGATATCGGCCTCGATCAGGCCGTTCATCGCGATGCAGCCGAGCCGGCGCACCAGCTCAGGATGGTTGCTGATCTCCTGCGGGCGCAGGATCATGCGGTCGCGATAGCGATCCATATCCGCATTGAGCCGCGCCGCCGCTTCCGGGCTGAGCGAGAAGGATGTGGCGGACGCCATGCGCAGCCGCCCGCAATCGAGCAGATCGAGCATCCCGTCCTGAATCACCTCGGTAAACGCGGTGAGATCGTGGAACGGGCCATCGACCAGCCCGGTCAGCACCGCATTGGCGATATTGCCGACGCCCGACTGGAGCGGCAACAAAGCGGCGGGGAGGCGGCCCTTTGCGACCTCATGCCCAAGGAATTCAAGCAGATGGCCCGCAATCGCTCGGGCCGCTTCGTCCGGCGGAGTAAATGGCAGGTTGCGATCGGGCGCGTCGGTTTCGACGATCGCAACGATCTTGTCCGGATCGCACCGCAGCACCGGCTCGCCGATGCGGTCGTCCGGTCGCACCAGCGGGATCGGCACGCGGTGCGGTGGCAGCGCGGTGCCATAGTAAATGTCGTGCATCCCCTCCAGCGCGGGATTTTGCCACGAATTGACCTCGAGGATCACCGCCTTGGCGCGATCGAGCCAGGTCTTGTTGTTGCCCACCGATGACGATGGCACCAGCGAGCCATCAGGGCGGATCGCCGTCACCTCGATGACCGCGACGTCAAGCGGGCCGAGGAAACCCTGCCACGCCATCGGCGCGACCTGGCTGAGATGCATGTCCAGATAATCCATCTCGCCGCGATTGATGCGTTCGCGCGCGATCGGATCGGAATTATACGGTAGCCGCAACTCGATGCCGTCGGCCTTTGCCAGCGCGCCATCCAGTTCGGGCCCGGTCGATGCGCCGGTCCACACCTTGACCCGCATTGGGCGCCCGGCGGCATGCTCGGCCTCAATCCGCCGGGCGAGCGCCATCGGCACCATCTTCGGATAGCCTGAT
Protein-coding sequences here:
- a CDS encoding peptidase S10; this translates as MKSALLTILTAFAAATSAHGAETPAKADAATPASAIFQPSEIATTGSVTIAGARIPYRAVAGTMVVHPKGWSDTNAIDGGDEKDAKKPKAEASMFYTAYFRNGVPAASRPITFLFNGGPGSSSIWLHMGAFGPIRVQTPDRGHAPGAPYAMVNNDESLLDVSDLVFIDAPGTGFSRIAGHEKEAAFYGVDQDIHAFSKFIVQFLSRYQRWNSPKYLFGESYGTMRAAGMTLALQKESVDLNGVILLSDILNWDLIPDDPQANPGIDQPYIVSLPTYAATAWYHQKLANRPADLPAFLAEVEQFATGNYALALMQGNTLPAEKRQAIAARLSGYTGLPVAYLLKSNLRIEYGAFQKELLAADALTTGTLDTRFTGATLDPLSKVSSYDPQSTAIEAAYVAAFNSYARGTLRYGDGIEFKPGVSIYESWDYKHQPPGAARPLIALPNVLPDLAIAMKQNPQMKLLVTGGYFDVSTPYFAGVYELRHLPVPANIQANIDYRHYESGHMVYVNPTVLKAFHTDVADFIRRTDNIK
- a CDS encoding acetyl-CoA hydrolase/transferase family protein, which codes for MSTRIADPRLRGRIMSAEAAAALIDNGQTIGMSGFTGSGYPKMVPMALARRIEAEHAAGRPMRVKVWTGASTGPELDGALAKADGIELRLPYNSDPIARERINRGEMDYLDMHLSQVAPMAWQGFLGPLDVAVIEVTAIRPDGSLVPSSSVGNNKTWLDRAKAVILEVNSWQNPALEGMHDIYYGTALPPHRVPIPLVRPDDRIGEPVLRCDPDKIVAIVETDAPDRNLPFTPPDEAARAIAGHLLEFLGHEVAKGRLPAALLPLQSGVGNIANAVLTGLVDGPFHDLTAFTEVIQDGMLDLLDCGRLRMASATSFSLSPEAAARLNADMDRYRDRMILRPQEISNHPELVRRLGCIAMNGLIEADIYGNVNSTCVMGSRIQNGIGGSGDFARNAYVSIFMTPSTAKGGAISAIVPQAAHVDHIMQDVAVLVTEQGLADLRGLSPKKRAALVIENCAHPVYRDALRDYFTRASQTAFGRHAPSLPGEALSWHQRYIDTGTMRF